Proteins encoded in a region of the Streptomyces sp. NBC_00258 genome:
- a CDS encoding MerR family transcriptional regulator encodes MRIGELAERAGVSVRSLRHYEEQGLLTSTRSASGQRRYTDHDAERVTFVQRLYAAGLSSGTITELLPCVDSPSEENSDAALGRMGQERDRLTAHIAELVHTRDALDRLMTTARAHRDGLQSATSACYRPSHPAPTR; translated from the coding sequence ATACGCATCGGAGAGCTCGCCGAACGGGCCGGCGTCAGCGTCCGGTCGCTGCGCCACTACGAGGAACAGGGCCTGCTTACCAGCACCCGTAGCGCCAGTGGACAGCGGCGCTACACGGACCACGACGCCGAACGCGTCACCTTTGTCCAGCGGCTGTACGCGGCAGGCCTGTCCAGCGGGACCATCACCGAACTGCTCCCCTGCGTCGACTCGCCCAGCGAGGAGAACTCGGACGCCGCTCTCGGTCGCATGGGCCAGGAGCGCGACCGGCTCACCGCACACATCGCGGAACTCGTTCACACCCGCGACGCCCTGGACCGGCTGATGACCACGGCCCGGGCACACCGCGACGGGCTCCAATCGGCCACATCCGCCTGCTACCGGCCCTCGCACCCCGCTCCCACGCGGTGA
- a CDS encoding class I SAM-dependent methyltransferase, giving the protein MTDETIVNTHQAEAWNGYEGTHWAEHQTRYDDLNDASNEPLLAAARIQDTDAVLDIGCGNGRLARLAAGRGARALGVDLSVPMLERARASATEEGLDNVSFVQGDAQVYPFPEAGFDVALSRFGVMFFADPVAAFANIGRALRPGGRLAFVCPQAFSRMEQSVILAAVAEHVTLPDLSQDTKTGPAAFADPERTTGVLRDAGFEDPGAEAIERTQLWGADAEDAATFLFGWGPMRHWLRDADPDATERARRAAVDAFRAYESDTGVRLTARLWLVTATWPGVA; this is encoded by the coding sequence ATGACGGACGAGACGATCGTGAACACGCATCAGGCCGAGGCCTGGAACGGCTATGAAGGCACCCACTGGGCCGAACACCAGACGCGCTACGACGATCTCAACGACGCCTCCAACGAGCCTCTCCTGGCCGCCGCCCGCATCCAGGACACGGACGCGGTCCTCGACATCGGCTGCGGCAACGGACGTCTCGCCCGCCTCGCGGCCGGCCGAGGAGCCCGTGCCCTCGGCGTCGATCTGTCCGTGCCGATGCTGGAGCGGGCCAGGGCGAGCGCCACCGAGGAGGGGCTCGACAACGTCTCCTTCGTGCAGGGCGACGCCCAGGTGTATCCCTTTCCCGAGGCGGGCTTCGACGTGGCGCTGAGCCGCTTCGGGGTGATGTTCTTCGCCGATCCGGTGGCCGCGTTCGCCAACATCGGACGGGCTCTGCGGCCGGGCGGACGGCTTGCCTTCGTCTGTCCGCAGGCCTTCAGCCGTATGGAACAGTCCGTCATCCTCGCCGCCGTCGCCGAGCATGTGACCCTGCCCGACCTGTCCCAGGACACGAAGACCGGCCCCGCCGCCTTCGCCGACCCCGAACGCACCACGGGCGTACTCCGCGACGCCGGCTTCGAGGACCCCGGTGCCGAGGCGATCGAGCGGACTCAACTGTGGGGCGCGGACGCGGAGGACGCCGCGACCTTCCTCTTCGGCTGGGGCCCCATGCGGCACTGGCTGCGGGACGCCGACCCGGACGCCACGGAGCGCGCCCGGCGCGCGGCGGTCGACGCCTTCCGCGCCTACGAGTCGGACACCGGCGTGCGGCTGACAGCCCGCCTCTGGCTGGTGACCGCCACCTGGCCGGGAGTCGCGTAA
- a CDS encoding HEAT repeat domain-containing protein, with protein MGSEHQIAFFLRELAGRDTQRRVAAAKGLGKLGRREHAWVLAETAGDPAPQVREAAAVGLGRLGVPEAGEKVLPLLMRDMDPWVRRRASLAAIRLELHGDGIVRAFAGLLNDPEHHVRINALVGLTALGVPGDVPALVSLLGDLDGAVWGRARSLIYVLRDDPAVKAEVIRTARQGEAAARVEALTLLPRQCTERLLDSLLAGLRDPSPDVRIAVAGRLSGVETPQVRDALAAALDAEQSPAVAARLLGMLEQPDDRQLIGPARRWLHDPVAGPAAARALGEVDTGTAVELLRGVIDDTAVPGPTRAAAAKAIGECGRWDAVWQLLPLLDDPDADVQAGAVDGLGAAVYRGLRFWERWPVTRVLVDRLTAEPGTAYRTGYALIGLPDALPALRRLADSAEAAEVRAAVLSLLVPEDLDGPGRGRYGSAEDVRRLVRALDDPEEPVRYRAALALEQWLKFGFALPPDREALHNRLETLASDPSPRLRRAAATVLQTLADPGGRN; from the coding sequence ATGGGATCGGAACACCAGATCGCCTTCTTCCTGCGGGAGTTGGCCGGACGGGACACTCAGCGTCGCGTGGCGGCGGCGAAGGGGCTGGGCAAGCTCGGTCGTCGCGAGCACGCCTGGGTGCTCGCCGAGACAGCCGGTGACCCGGCGCCCCAGGTGCGCGAGGCCGCGGCCGTCGGTCTCGGTCGGCTGGGAGTGCCCGAGGCGGGCGAGAAGGTGCTGCCGCTCCTGATGCGCGACATGGATCCATGGGTACGCCGAAGGGCCTCGCTCGCCGCGATCCGCCTTGAGCTTCACGGTGACGGGATCGTGCGGGCCTTCGCGGGGCTGCTCAACGACCCGGAACATCACGTCCGCATCAACGCACTCGTCGGCCTGACGGCGTTGGGCGTACCCGGCGACGTCCCGGCGCTGGTGAGCCTGCTCGGCGATCTGGACGGCGCCGTGTGGGGGCGGGCCCGGAGCCTGATCTACGTACTGAGGGACGATCCGGCCGTGAAGGCAGAGGTGATCCGAACGGCCCGGCAGGGCGAAGCCGCTGCACGCGTGGAGGCGCTCACGCTGCTGCCCCGACAGTGCACCGAGCGACTGCTCGACTCGCTGCTCGCGGGGCTGCGCGACCCGTCCCCCGACGTACGGATCGCGGTGGCGGGACGACTGTCCGGCGTGGAGACGCCGCAGGTTCGTGACGCGCTTGCCGCCGCTCTCGACGCCGAGCAGAGCCCGGCCGTGGCAGCGCGCCTGCTGGGCATGCTGGAACAGCCGGACGACCGGCAGCTGATCGGCCCGGCACGGCGATGGCTTCACGACCCGGTGGCCGGTCCGGCGGCCGCTCGCGCGCTGGGAGAGGTGGACACCGGGACGGCCGTGGAACTCCTGCGCGGCGTCATCGACGACACGGCGGTACCGGGACCTACCCGTGCCGCCGCCGCGAAAGCCATCGGCGAGTGCGGGAGATGGGACGCCGTGTGGCAGTTGCTCCCGCTGCTCGACGACCCGGACGCGGACGTGCAGGCCGGTGCCGTCGACGGCCTGGGCGCGGCCGTCTACAGAGGACTGCGCTTCTGGGAGCGTTGGCCCGTGACCCGCGTTCTGGTCGATCGCCTCACGGCCGAACCCGGCACCGCATACCGGACGGGCTACGCCCTGATCGGGCTGCCTGACGCCCTGCCGGCCCTGCGACGCCTGGCCGACAGTGCCGAGGCGGCCGAGGTCAGGGCCGCGGTGCTCTCGTTGCTCGTCCCGGAAGACCTTGATGGTCCCGGTCGCGGCAGATACGGCTCCGCGGAGGACGTACGCCGCTTGGTGCGGGCGCTCGACGACCCTGAGGAGCCGGTCCGCTACAGGGCCGCGCTCGCTCTCGAGCAGTGGCTCAAGTTCGGCTTCGCGCTCCCGCCTGACCGTGAGGCGCTGCACAACCGGTTGGAGACCCTCGCGTCGGACCCGTCCCCGCGGCTGCGGCGGGCCGCCGCCACCGTGCTCCAGACCCTCGCTGATCCAGGTGGCCGGAACTGA
- a CDS encoding AAA family ATPase, which yields MPSYSPFAAPDAPSDPTHISQLDIAGDLLARLRDTTTEPRPDIQLEALTLAVAADLPVLLWGEPGIGKTAALTQLAASLDLPLTTVIASVHEPSDFSGLPVIGDDPAEQGVPMAPPDWAVRLVRAGRGLLFLDELSTAPPAVQAALLRLVLERRIGALQLPPGVRIVAAANPRSSAADGWELSPPLANRFVHLQWTHDHDVVVRGLGGTWPRATLPRLDPERLPEAVSFARRAVCELLSARPGLVHRLPSNETRRGGPWPSPRSWEMTLCLIAFATAAGSSREVLSLLVRGTVGDGPGLELLAGLDRMDLPDPELLLADPASAALPERGDLRQAVLDGVVAAVRKRPDKARWDAAWALLVRALDTGAPDLVVVPATTLASLRRQDWDVPASIERLAGAVSISRRADRAAARAAVATKASR from the coding sequence ATGCCCTCATACAGCCCGTTCGCCGCGCCCGACGCACCCTCCGACCCGACGCACATCTCCCAACTGGACATCGCAGGCGACCTGTTGGCCCGCCTGCGCGACACCACCACGGAACCGCGCCCCGACATCCAGCTGGAGGCCCTCACACTGGCCGTCGCCGCCGACCTGCCCGTCCTCCTGTGGGGCGAGCCGGGCATCGGCAAGACCGCGGCCCTGACACAGCTCGCCGCGTCCCTGGACCTTCCACTGACCACCGTCATCGCCAGCGTGCACGAGCCGTCGGACTTCTCCGGGCTGCCCGTCATCGGCGACGATCCCGCGGAACAGGGCGTCCCGATGGCCCCGCCGGACTGGGCGGTCCGACTGGTACGGGCCGGCCGCGGGCTGCTGTTCCTGGACGAGTTGTCCACCGCGCCTCCCGCCGTGCAGGCCGCGCTGCTTCGCCTCGTACTCGAACGGCGCATCGGCGCCCTGCAGTTGCCGCCCGGCGTACGTATCGTGGCCGCCGCCAATCCGCGGTCCTCCGCCGCCGACGGCTGGGAGCTGAGCCCGCCCCTGGCCAACCGGTTCGTCCATCTCCAGTGGACCCACGACCACGACGTGGTGGTTCGCGGCCTCGGCGGGACATGGCCGCGGGCCACACTGCCGCGGCTGGATCCGGAGCGGCTGCCTGAGGCCGTGAGCTTCGCCCGCCGTGCCGTGTGCGAGCTCCTCTCCGCCCGCCCCGGACTCGTACACCGGCTGCCCAGCAACGAGACGCGTCGGGGCGGACCCTGGCCGTCACCCCGCAGCTGGGAGATGACCCTGTGCCTGATCGCCTTCGCCACCGCGGCCGGCTCTTCCAGGGAGGTGCTGTCCCTGCTCGTCAGGGGAACGGTGGGAGACGGCCCGGGTCTGGAACTCCTTGCCGGTCTGGACCGTATGGACCTCCCGGACCCCGAACTGCTGCTCGCCGACCCGGCGTCCGCCGCCCTGCCCGAGCGCGGAGATCTGCGCCAGGCCGTGCTCGACGGTGTCGTGGCCGCCGTCCGCAAGCGCCCGGACAAGGCGCGCTGGGACGCCGCGTGGGCGCTCCTGGTGCGGGCACTGGACACCGGAGCCCCGGACCTGGTGGTCGTCCCCGCGACCACACTCGCCTCGCTGCGCCGACAGGACTGGGACGTTCCGGCGTCGATCGAGAGGCTCGCCGGAGCGGTGTCCATCTCCCGGCGGGCGGACCGGGCGGCGGCCCGGGCCGCGGTCGCCACCAAGGCGAGCCGGTGA
- a CDS encoding vWA domain-containing protein: MIPEPTRALDLDKLFAARLQAARARPYLATALFALHTVESRSVPTMAVDRHWRCYVSPAFVDRTPVEELAGVWVHEVSHLLRDHHGRSDRVAKERGLTGPGERLRMNIAADCEINDDVYGDGLAWPKDVVEPGSLGLPEGELMEDYLRQFRLGPRTQSHSWLDCGSGADGSEREWELGPNGAHGLSAQERDAVRFRVAQGIKGRPGNTSKAWQRWAEEAFQPPQPWRELLGAAIRSATSGSGAGDDYSYGRPSRRSAGLPGVVLPSLRRRPPRVSVIIDTSGSVSDTELGSALREVAAISRAVGGRRDLVSVLPCDAAAEVVHPLCRAEGIPLLGGGGTDLRTGFAKALRTRPRPDVIVVLTDGQTPWPSSQPSCRTVVGLFPRPYDSGAWDEDDPEYVPDTPPAWARVVEIGSAPAVR, translated from the coding sequence GTGATCCCGGAGCCGACGAGGGCACTGGACCTCGACAAGCTCTTCGCCGCCCGGCTGCAGGCGGCGAGGGCCAGGCCCTACTTGGCCACGGCGCTGTTCGCCCTGCACACCGTGGAGTCGCGTTCGGTACCGACGATGGCCGTCGACCGGCACTGGCGGTGCTACGTCTCACCGGCGTTCGTGGATCGCACACCGGTGGAGGAACTGGCCGGTGTGTGGGTGCACGAGGTGTCGCACCTGCTGCGCGACCACCACGGGCGCAGCGACAGGGTCGCGAAGGAACGCGGACTGACCGGCCCCGGGGAACGGCTTCGGATGAACATCGCCGCGGACTGCGAGATCAACGACGACGTGTACGGCGACGGGTTGGCCTGGCCCAAGGACGTCGTCGAGCCGGGCTCCCTGGGGCTGCCCGAGGGCGAACTCATGGAGGACTACCTGCGGCAGTTCCGGCTCGGGCCGCGCACCCAGAGCCACTCCTGGCTGGACTGCGGCAGTGGGGCGGACGGTTCGGAGAGGGAGTGGGAGCTGGGTCCGAACGGCGCGCACGGCCTCAGCGCGCAGGAACGCGACGCGGTTCGGTTCCGGGTGGCGCAGGGCATCAAGGGCCGTCCGGGCAACACGTCCAAGGCGTGGCAGCGATGGGCGGAGGAGGCGTTCCAACCACCGCAGCCGTGGCGGGAGTTGCTTGGCGCGGCGATCCGTTCGGCAACCTCGGGCTCCGGCGCGGGCGACGACTACAGCTACGGCCGTCCCTCACGCCGGTCGGCCGGGTTGCCCGGCGTGGTGCTCCCCAGTCTCCGGCGCAGGCCTCCGCGGGTCTCCGTCATCATCGACACCTCCGGCTCGGTCAGTGACACCGAACTGGGCAGTGCGCTCCGCGAGGTTGCCGCGATCTCCCGTGCCGTCGGCGGCCGCCGGGACCTGGTCTCCGTACTGCCGTGCGACGCGGCCGCCGAGGTCGTGCACCCGCTGTGCCGGGCCGAGGGGATTCCGCTGCTGGGCGGCGGGGGCACGGACCTGCGCACGGGCTTCGCCAAGGCGCTCCGTACCCGGCCGCGGCCGGATGTCATCGTGGTCCTGACCGACGGTCAGACGCCCTGGCCGAGCTCGCAGCCGTCCTGCCGGACGGTGGTGGGCCTGTTTCCCCGGCCGTACGACTCAGGGGCGTGGGACGAGGACGATCCCGAGTACGTCCCGGACACGCCGCCCGCGTGGGCTCGCGTGGTGGAGATCGGCTCGGCTCCCGCCGTCCGGTGA
- a CDS encoding ArsR/SmtB family transcription factor, whose amino-acid sequence MLRIHFTSEDLIRTRLACRPDPLWEIAASLHRLQSQLGRWAHAAWYRDARAAIATQQLGTVVRTLLFPLFPRATYFPDFLTPAEAGQGLKSGLDAILDTPPARVRHEIGLLAQVRNVPKDMYRLADKDVRGELVAALRKYHNAAIAPHSERMQARVDAECARRGRDLLHGGAEGLLGGLGPAMRWRAPVLEVEYVGGVDRDLRLGGRGLVLIPSYFCWQKPVSFADPNLPPVLLYPLASGSPVPQHRPAEAPLSALLGRTRAAVLLAVTYGATNSEIARAVSVSPASASHHTTVLRDSGLIASHRHANTVLHTLTPLGAALLRLPDQDRQIAVQDG is encoded by the coding sequence GTGCTGCGCATTCACTTCACGTCGGAGGATCTCATCCGAACGCGGCTCGCCTGCCGCCCCGACCCCTTATGGGAGATCGCCGCCAGTCTGCACCGGCTACAGTCCCAGCTCGGGCGCTGGGCCCATGCCGCCTGGTACCGCGACGCCCGCGCCGCCATCGCCACCCAGCAACTGGGCACGGTCGTACGCACGTTGTTGTTTCCGCTGTTCCCGCGCGCGACGTACTTCCCCGACTTTCTGACCCCGGCCGAGGCGGGCCAGGGACTGAAGAGCGGGCTCGACGCGATCCTTGATACGCCGCCTGCCCGGGTCCGGCACGAGATCGGTCTGCTGGCACAGGTGAGGAACGTACCGAAGGACATGTACCGCCTGGCCGACAAGGACGTCCGCGGGGAACTGGTCGCGGCGCTGCGCAAGTACCACAACGCGGCCATCGCCCCCCACAGCGAGCGTATGCAGGCCCGCGTCGACGCCGAGTGCGCCCGACGAGGCCGCGATCTGCTGCACGGCGGGGCGGAAGGGCTGCTCGGGGGACTGGGGCCCGCCATGCGCTGGAGAGCCCCCGTCCTCGAGGTGGAGTACGTGGGCGGTGTCGATCGTGATCTGCGCCTGGGCGGCCGCGGGCTGGTCCTGATCCCCTCGTACTTCTGCTGGCAGAAGCCGGTCTCCTTCGCCGACCCCAACCTGCCGCCCGTCCTGCTGTACCCGCTGGCATCAGGCAGCCCCGTTCCCCAACACCGCCCGGCCGAGGCACCGTTGTCTGCGCTGCTCGGGCGCACCCGGGCCGCGGTACTGCTCGCGGTGACGTACGGCGCCACCAACTCGGAGATCGCCCGTGCGGTCTCGGTGTCCCCGGCCAGCGCCAGCCACCACACCACGGTGCTGCGCGACTCGGGACTCATCGCCAGCCACCGCCACGCGAACACCGTCCTGCACACCCTCACACCGCTGGGGGCGGCACTCCTTCGTCTCCCCGACCAGGACCGCCAGATCGCGGTGCAGGACGGCTGA
- a CDS encoding N-acetylmuramoyl-L-alanine amidase yields the protein MPRRVFLGALGVAAALSVVPRPPAAAAASAAYTLRSRAAWGADEALRYAADGTEIWPPEYYPVQTLTVHHTDDGSTDPDPAAVVRAIYRNDTVGKGYGDIGYNFLIDRNGLVYEGRWSGTDGTDGTPAHDASGRLVTGAHVQGYNSGNLGIALLGTLTTTPPTAAARTALIQLLAELAERHAIAPLGKVSYVNPVSGVSLVAPAIGGHRHWAATDCPGTVFADMPAIRTEVAALIQG from the coding sequence GTGCCGCGACGCGTGTTCCTGGGTGCGCTCGGAGTCGCCGCCGCGTTGAGCGTCGTGCCCCGTCCGCCCGCGGCCGCTGCCGCCTCCGCCGCGTACACGTTGCGCTCGCGCGCGGCCTGGGGTGCGGACGAGGCCCTGCGGTACGCCGCCGACGGCACGGAGATCTGGCCGCCGGAGTACTACCCGGTCCAGACCCTCACCGTGCACCACACCGACGACGGGAGCACCGACCCGGACCCGGCCGCAGTGGTACGCGCGATCTACCGCAACGACACCGTCGGCAAGGGCTACGGCGACATCGGTTACAACTTCCTGATCGACCGGAACGGCCTTGTGTACGAGGGGCGTTGGTCCGGCACCGACGGCACCGACGGCACGCCCGCACACGACGCGTCGGGGCGGCTCGTCACCGGAGCGCACGTCCAGGGATACAACAGCGGAAACCTCGGCATCGCCCTTCTGGGGACGCTGACGACCACGCCCCCGACGGCCGCCGCACGCACCGCGCTCATCCAGCTCCTGGCCGAACTGGCCGAGCGGCACGCGATCGCCCCCTTGGGGAAGGTGTCCTACGTCAATCCGGTCAGTGGGGTGAGCCTCGTCGCGCCCGCCATCGGCGGTCACCGCCACTGGGCCGCCACCGACTGTCCGGGTACGGTCTTCGCCGACATGCCCGCCATACGCACAGAGGTGGCCGCCCTGATCCAGGGCTGA
- a CDS encoding peptidoglycan-binding domain-containing protein, with protein sequence MRTHRLALLCSTAVLAIGGSLAVAPSASAAVAEPNCNYISDTARPTVRPNDEGNAVRQVQCLINNYSKYNTWIDVDGDYGPATARGVYWVQTCNGTTGGADGIVGSSTWNRLYNPKPACAL encoded by the coding sequence ATGCGCACCCACCGCCTAGCCCTCCTGTGCAGCACCGCCGTACTGGCCATCGGAGGGAGCCTCGCGGTCGCGCCCTCCGCGAGCGCCGCGGTCGCCGAGCCGAACTGCAACTACATCTCCGACACCGCGCGGCCCACGGTCCGTCCCAACGACGAGGGCAACGCGGTTCGCCAGGTGCAGTGCCTCATCAACAACTACAGCAAGTACAACACCTGGATCGATGTGGACGGGGACTACGGTCCGGCCACCGCGCGGGGGGTCTACTGGGTGCAGACCTGCAACGGAACCACGGGCGGCGCCGACGGCATCGTGGGCTCCAGCACCTGGAACCGCCTGTACAACCCCAAGCCCGCCTGCGCCTTGTAG
- a CDS encoding 8-oxoguanine DNA glycosylase OGG fold protein, with translation MGRQDLADALDDELRKRLLPPTAVRALGLWLAGSGAQYTTGAGGHAVEYVPAHWSGVEPWPVELPERTQTATARISRDQVVASTRRAAERSEWSEALIASYVWGQGRTGYGPHRLKEILAEPTVDDALAMAGATLRQEGAVAAYRGLHGAVKGLGPAFFTKFLYFLDQANRLDQVYFRALATDAPAAPRALILDQRVARVMRAHATRVGADMALASAPDVAAWIWSDSGWTSHRYGVYLGWIHAATGQLASAGVGWPGSRPDLLELALFDGVWNPAA, from the coding sequence ATGGGACGTCAGGATCTCGCGGACGCGCTGGACGACGAGCTGAGGAAGCGGCTGCTGCCCCCAACTGCGGTGCGCGCGCTGGGACTTTGGCTGGCCGGCTCAGGTGCTCAGTACACGACAGGTGCCGGCGGCCACGCCGTGGAGTACGTGCCCGCACACTGGTCCGGCGTCGAGCCATGGCCCGTTGAGCTCCCCGAGCGGACGCAGACAGCAACCGCGAGAATCAGCCGTGACCAGGTGGTCGCGTCGACCCGGAGGGCAGCAGAGCGCTCGGAGTGGTCCGAGGCCCTCATCGCGTCGTACGTATGGGGGCAGGGCCGGACCGGCTACGGTCCGCACCGGCTCAAGGAGATCCTGGCGGAGCCCACTGTCGACGACGCGTTGGCCATGGCCGGCGCCACCCTTCGCCAGGAGGGCGCAGTCGCGGCGTACCGCGGCCTCCACGGGGCGGTGAAGGGACTGGGGCCGGCGTTCTTCACCAAGTTCCTCTACTTCCTCGACCAGGCGAACCGCCTCGACCAGGTGTACTTCCGCGCCCTGGCGACGGACGCTCCCGCCGCTCCCCGCGCGCTGATCCTGGACCAGCGGGTCGCGCGTGTGATGAGGGCTCATGCCACGCGGGTCGGTGCGGACATGGCACTGGCCTCCGCGCCGGACGTGGCGGCCTGGATCTGGTCGGACAGCGGCTGGACCTCCCATCGGTACGGGGTGTACCTGGGGTGGATCCATGCCGCGACCGGACAACTCGCCTCCGCAGGGGTCGGATGGCCCGGGTCACGCCCGGATCTGCTGGAACTGGCGTTGTTCGACGGCGTCTGGAACCCCGCGGCCTGA
- a CDS encoding DUF4132 domain-containing protein: MGWVTAGDYEVGLDGGKVVCRNAAGRRLKSVPAKLADDPAVMGLRQLAEWLERHERQCLTDVEKWMVRSLPVPLAVIARVWPDPAWQSAMRDLVVTGPDGEVAGFLRDADLDRGLGLVDLDGDSVRIAPELVHLPHPVLLDDLEELREFAVELGVEQRAQQLFREVWQRPAGLDADATTVEDYAGGAFKQLRFLHGRTTQLGYRVRGGNAVCSVREDARGVEARVWIGDYDGYEETETGPLIWTDGSGRVLKLGQVGPVAWSEGMRMAAALFAGRDIEDEEQAA; the protein is encoded by the coding sequence ATGGGGTGGGTCACGGCCGGCGACTACGAGGTCGGCCTGGACGGCGGAAAGGTGGTGTGCCGCAACGCCGCGGGGCGGCGGTTGAAGTCCGTACCGGCCAAACTCGCGGACGATCCCGCGGTCATGGGACTGCGACAGCTCGCCGAGTGGCTGGAACGGCACGAACGCCAGTGCCTCACCGACGTCGAGAAGTGGATGGTGCGCTCGCTTCCGGTCCCGCTCGCCGTCATCGCCCGGGTGTGGCCGGATCCCGCCTGGCAGAGCGCTATGCGCGATCTCGTCGTCACCGGTCCGGACGGCGAAGTGGCCGGATTCCTCCGGGACGCCGACCTCGACCGCGGTCTCGGCCTCGTCGACCTCGACGGGGACAGCGTCCGCATCGCCCCCGAACTCGTCCACCTCCCCCACCCCGTCCTTCTCGACGACCTCGAGGAACTGCGGGAGTTCGCCGTCGAACTCGGCGTCGAGCAGCGGGCCCAGCAGCTCTTCCGCGAAGTGTGGCAGCGCCCCGCTGGCCTTGACGCCGACGCCACCACCGTGGAGGACTACGCGGGCGGCGCGTTCAAGCAACTGCGCTTCCTGCACGGCAGGACCACTCAGCTCGGCTACCGCGTGCGCGGCGGCAACGCCGTCTGCTCCGTGCGGGAGGACGCCCGCGGCGTCGAGGCCCGGGTCTGGATAGGCGACTACGACGGCTACGAGGAGACCGAGACCGGCCCCCTCATATGGACCGACGGCTCCGGCCGGGTGCTGAAGCTCGGTCAGGTGGGGCCCGTCGCCTGGTCGGAGGGCATGCGCATGGCCGCCGCACTGTTCGCCGGGCGTGACATCGAGGACGAGGAGCAGGCGGCATGA